The sequence GGCGAAGGCGCTCCACTGGTCGCGGAAGTTGCAGGCTTCCTTGGTGCAGCCCGGGGTGTCGTCCTTGGGATAGAAGTACACCACCACCCTCTGGCCCCTGAGGCTCTCCAGGCTCACGGGTGTGCCGTTCTGGTCGGGCAGGGTGAAATCCGGGGCGGCATCGCCGATCGCGAGGGCCATCGTGCAGGTAACAGACACTGGGGAGAGATTACGGGCTCGCCCCGATAGGAGGTGGCTCGATGGTCCGCCGTGCCAGGCCGCTTGGAGCGAGGGTGTCGGTTTGTTGACGCGTCTTGCGCCTTGCGGGCAAGGGTGGCAGCGAAGGCTACTTTGATGAATGAATTGACTCAACTCTCGTGATCAAGAGCCTGTTGGCCGGACTGTTCGTTGGTGCGGCCCTGACTTCTTCCGCCCTGCCCGTTTCAGCTGCTGTTGACAACGATCTGCCTGTTCGCTGGAACTCCGGTGGCGCCGTGTGGTCGACCAACCAGGGCGCTGTGGACACCTACCTGGAAACCGGCGACGTCACCGACCGCGGCCTCCAGGGCGGCCTCCAGAACTCCGGCTGGACGGCCGATGAGGTGCGTGACGGCATGAAGAAGACCTACGACGTGGACCTGGTCGGCGTCACCCGCTTCCTCTACTCCGACGACGGCGTCAAGTTCCTCAAGAACCAGTCCACCAGCTACTTCCCGTACTGGAGCATGAACACCTATGCCGTGCAGGCGCTGCGCTCGGCGATCATCGAGGACGCCCGCGACGGCGAAATCTCCTCGGCCGGCATCATGACCGCCCTGCCCACCGACATGCGCCTGGCTGATTTCTGCGGCACCTACACCGGCGCCCAGAACGTCTGCGCCGAGGGACGTTGCCAGGGTGATGCCCAGTGCACCTCCCTGCTCTCCTGGTATGTGTTCCTGCCGGCCTGCATCCAGGCCAACCAGATGGCCGACCCCGTGGCCGAAGTGCGCACCACGGCTCCCGCCCCCGCTCCGATGGCTCAGCCCATGCCCATCCGCGGCCTCTGGTGAGTCCGGGCCCCAGGGCCTGCTTCAAGTGCTTCTTTCAGCCCCGGGTTACCCCCGGGGCTTTTTGCTGTTCAAACGCCCTGGGGTGCCTCCACCAGCAGCAGGGTGTGGCTGAGGGTCTGGGGCAGCGGCCGCCCCAGGTTCTGGCGCAGCAGCGTGGCCATCGTCTCCAGGGCCGCCGCCGCGCCGGCCGCACCCAGTTGCGCCCGCAGGCCCTCGCGGTAGCGGCTCTCAGGCGCCAGCCAGCGCTCGATGCGGCCGCTGTCCAGGCTGAGCTGGAGGGCCTCGTCCCAGCACTCCCGGCCGACGCTCGCTCCGTGCTCCTGCAGGATCTCCTCCACCGCTGCGAGGGGGGGCTGGCTGGGGGCCAGGGCCTGCCGCTCGGCGCTGACGATCCTGGCCAGCGCCGCCGGTGGGGCCCCGCTGGGCCAGCTGCGCTGCAGTGCCTCCGCAGGCCCCAGCCGTGGCTGGCTGAACAGCAGCCTGCCCTGGCCACCGGCGCTGAGCAAGGGCACCAGGGCTCCGATCCAGTCGGCCAGCACCGGAGCGCTGGCCTGTCGCCAGGGATGACGCGCCGCGATCCACTCGAAACGCCCTGAGGCCCCGGCGCCGAGGGCCTGCAGCAGGGCTGTGGGGTGGTGGGGCGGTACCACCAGAATCTCGGGGCGGCGCAGGGCATCGAGCACCTGCAGCTGGGCGCCGAGCCGCTCCCGTTCGGCCTCGCTCGCCACGGTCATCACCACCCCGCCCTCGGGGGTGGCCTCCAGCGGATCCAGGGCCCACAGCAGGGAGTGGGCCTCCAGCACCAGCACCCGGTCGTGACGCTGCCAGCGTGCCCCTGCCCAGAACCGTCGCCGCAGCTGATCCAGGCGGGCGCCCTCGGCCCCGGCCTGCCGCTGCAGCCAGCGCTCCAGCTGAGGGTCCTCGGGACTGCCGCTGAGGATCTCGCCCCCCTCGGCTGCGTTCTCAGCGGCGGCGGCGAGCTGGGCGGCACGGCGCTGCTGCAGTCGCTGCCGCCGCCCCCCTTCCCAGCCGAGGCCCCCGGGCTGCCAGAACAGCTGTCCCTGCAGGCTGTCCGGCAGGTATTGCTGCGCCACCCAGTGCTCCGCGTAGGCGTGGGGATAGCGGTAGCCGATGCCGTCTCCGAAGGCCTCGCCATCGCGGTTGCCATCGCGCAGATGGGCTGGCACCTGCTGGCGGTTGGCCTGGCGCACGCACTTGAGGGCGTCAAAAAACCCCAGCACGCTGTTGCTCTTCTCGGTGGAGGCCAGGTAGAGCGCGGCCTGGGCCAGGGGATAGAGGCCCTCGGGCAGGCCTACCCGCTCGAAGGCGGCGGCGCAGGCCTCCACCACCACCACTGCCTGGGGATCGGCCAGGCCCACGTCTTCCCCGGCCGCGATCAGCATTCGCCGGAAGATGAAGCGGGGGTTTTCCCCCGCCTCCACCATCCGGGCCAGCCAGAACAGGGCCGCATCGGCGTCGCTGCCGCGCAGTGCCTTGATGAAGGCGCTGATCGTGTCGAAGTGGGCATCCCCCTGCTTGTCGTAGAGCACGGCGCGCTGCTGGATCGACTCCTCCGCGATCGCCAGATCGATCGGGATCGTCCCCTCGGGTCCAGGCGGGGTGGTCTCCACCGCCAGTTCGAGGGCATTGAGCAGGCTGCGGGCGTCGCCACCGGCCACATCCACCAGGTGATCGGCGGCCTCGGGGCTGAGCTGCACCGCCAGCTGGCCATAGCCTCGCTCAGGATCGCGGAGCGCCCGCTCCAGCAACTGCCGCAGCTGGGGGGCCTCCAGCGGCTGCAGTCGAAACAACCGTGACCGGCTCACCAGGGCCTTGTTCACCTCGAAGTAGGGGTTTTCGGTGGTGGCGCCGATCAGGGTCACCGTGCCGTTCTCCACCCAGGGCAGCAGCGCGTCCTGCTGGGCGGTGTTGAAGCGGTGCACCTCGTCCACGAACAACAGGGTGCGCAGGCCGTGCTGTTCGAGTCGGCTGCGGGCTTCCTCCACGGCGCTGCGCAGGTCCTTCACTCCCGAGAGCACGGCATTGAGGCTGGTGAAGTGGGCGCGGGTGCTGCCGGCGATGATCCGCGCCAGGGTGGTTTTGCCAGTGCCGGGGGGGCCGTGCAGGATCAGGTTGCCCACCCGGTCGGCGGCGATGGCCCGCCGCAGCAGCCTCCCGGGCCCCAGGATCGCCTCCTGGCCCACGAACTCCTCCAGGACCCGAGGGCGCAGGCGATCAGCGAGCGGCGCCAGGGCCCGGCGCTGCTGCTCACCGTGATGGCTGAACAGGTCGCTCAAAGGGTGCTGCGGCAAGGGTGGGCTGTGGACGATCCTGGTGCCTGTCCCGGCGGCAGGCATCCGTCACCGCCATCCTCCAGACTGTGGAGCAACGGCTTGGGCTTCTTTTGCGGGAACGGCATGGGGCCCGGGGAGCTGTGGTGCTGGTGCTCTTCTCCACGGGCGTGATCTTTGCGGGCTGTGCCCAGCCACCGCCGCCGCCACCCCGGGTGGTTGGGGTGGCCGCTGTGCCAGTGGAGTCGGCGCCCTTCCAGGACACCGTCGACACCATTGGCACCCTGGAGGCCCTCGAGGAGGTGTCCCTGGCCACCCGCGTAACGGGCCGCATCGACCGCCTGCTGGTGCGGGAGGGGCAACTGGTCCAGCAGGGCCAGCCGATCCTGCAGCTTGACCAGACCCAGGCCCGCGCCCAGCTCGCCGCCACCAGCGAGGAGCGCGACAACCTCTGCATCGATTTCCGCCGCTTCGACTTCCTGGCTGCCAAGGGGGCGGCCAGTGCGCTGCAGCGCGACAGCTTCAAGGCCCGCTGCCTGCAGGCCAACGAGGATGTCAAGGCCCGTCAGGCCGACCTCGCCTTCAGCAACCTGCAGGCACCGATCACCGGCGTGGTCAGTGATCTGGAGGTGCGGCAGGGGGATGTGGTGCAGGCCGGCACCCCCTTCACCAAGGTGATCCGCAACGACAGGCTGCTGATGCGGATCGACATCCCGGCGGTGCAGTCGGCCCGGGTGCGGGTGGGCCAGGCCGTCACCGTGCGCCGCCCCGATGCCAGTGGCACCCTGGTGCGGGGCCGGATTGACTTCATCGATCCTGTGGTCACCTCCTCCAGCCAGGGCCTGCTGGTGAAGGCGGCGCTGCCCAATCCCACCGGCACCCTGCGCACCGGCCTGCGTCTCCAGACCCTGGTGGAGCTGGACCGTCAGACCCTGCCGGCGGTTCCCTTCGCGGCCGTCACCCAGTCGTCCGGCCAGAGCTTTGTGTATCGCCTCGGCACCCTCAGCGACCTGCGCCGCCAGCCCGGCAAAGCCCCCCTGGAACAGCTGAGCAAGCTGCCCCCCAGCACCCGCTTCGCCCTGCAGACCCCCGTGCGGCTGGGCCCCCTCCAGAACAACCGCTATGCCGTTCTGGAGGGGGTGGGGCCCGGAGCTCAGGTGATCACCACCAACCTGCTGAACCTGCGCCACGGAACCCCGGTGAAGCTCAACTGAACCCCTGAGCTCCTGAACCGCTGAGCTTTCCGGACCTGCCGATCTTCCCCTGTGTCGCCCTCCAACTCCTTCATCGTTCGGCCGGTGCTCACCACGGTGTGCAGCCTGATCATCGTGATCGCCGGCTTGATCTCGATCCCCGTGCTGCCGATCGAGAGCCTCCCCGACATCGCCCCGCCCACGGTGAACGTGAGCTCCCTCTACGGCGGCGCTGATGCCATCACGGTGGAGCAGGGCGTCACCAACGTGCTTGAGCAGCAGCTCAACGGGGTGGAGGGGATGGACTTCATCAGCTCCAGCAGCTCCGCCGATGGCCGCAGTGAGATCACGGTGTCGTTCAACAGCGGCACGGATCCGGATATCAACCAGGTGAATGTGCAGAACAGGGTGGCCCTGGCCAACCCTTCACTGCCGGAAGAGGTGCGTCAGTCTGGCGTGGTGGTGAACAAGGCCTCCAACCAGATTCTTCTTGTCTATAACTTTGTAAGCGAAGATCCAGACAAGATCAGTTACTCCGCTGAAACCATCAGTGGCTTGCTTGATCAGAATCTCACCGATTCCATCCGGCGCGTTCCCGGTGTTGGAGAACTCACCTATTTTGGCGAACGCCGCCTCGCCTTCCGGCTCTGGCTCGATCCCGACAAGCTGGCTGCCTTCGGGCTCACCTCCAACGATGTGGTGAATGCCCTCAGGAGCCAGAACCGCTTGGTGCCGGCGGGCCAGATCGGTGGCGAGCCTGCCCCTGCAGGACAGCAATTCACCTTCACCGTGCAGCTGCAGGGTCGGTTGATCAACGTGGAGGAGTTCAACAACATGATCGTGCGCAACACGCCTGAAGGTGGTGTGGTGCGGTTTCGGGATGTGGGTGAGGCCAGCCTCGGGGGAGAAAATTATGCGCTCCAGGCAACCGACATCAATGGTGTTCCTTCCATTGGTATGGCGGTGTATCAGTTGGGCGGCACCAATGCCCTGGATACATCGAAGGGGATCAAGGAGGTGCTCGATGAGTTCGAGGCCACCATGCCCGTGGGCCTGAAGATGGAGAAGATCTACGACAGCACTGATTTCATCAACGCCTCCATTGAAGGAGTTGTGAGTTCACTGCGCGATGCGGTGATGCTGGTGGTGCTGATCCTGTTTCTGTTCCTCCAGGACTGGAAAGCCACGTTGGTGCCGGGTATCGCTATCCCCGTGGCCTTGATTGGCACCTTTGCCCTGGTGAATGTCTTCGGTTTCTCACTCAATCAGCTCACCCTATTCGGCCTGATCCTGGCTACTGGCCTGGTGGTGGATGATGCGATCACCGTGATCGAAGACACCTCCACCAAGAAAGCCGAAGGCAAGACGGCAGTGCAGGCGGCCATGGGCACCATGGATGAGCTGTTCTCCGCGGTGATCGCCACTTCGGTGGTGCTGTTTGCAGTGTTCCTGCCGGTGCTGTTCTTCCCCGGCGCCACCGGGGCGATCTACAAGCAGTTTGCCGCCACGATCATCTTTTCAGTGGCGATTTCCACCTTCAATGCCCTCACCTTCTCGCCGATGCTGGCGGCCCTGCTGCTGGCCCAAGAGGGTGAGTCCCCGGGGCGGCGCACCTATGCGATCGCGGGTGGGGCCATCGGTTTCGTCTACGGCGTGCTCAGCGCAGGTAGCGGTGTTTTCGGCACCTTGGTGGCCCTCGCGGTGGGCCTGGTGGTGGGGTATTCGCTGCGTCTGATCACGGGATTGCCTCTGCGCCTGCCGTTTGTGATCGGTGGCGCCGTGAGCGGGCTGCTGCTGGCCGGGGGCACCAGCCCAATCGTGGTGGTGCTGTTCACCGCTCTGGGCATCACCCTGGGCTGGTTGACTCCAGTGATCTTCCGGCGCTTCAACGGCTTTTACGCCGGCCTCGAGCGTCGCTATCACGGCCTGCTGGATTGGGTGCTGGGTCGTCGAGGCCTGGTGATGGCTGTGCTGGCGGGAGGGATCGTGCTCACTGGGGTGGCCTTCAGTGCCATCCCTGCTGGCTTCGTGCCGGTGGAAGATCAGGGGTAT is a genomic window of Cyanobium sp. NS01 containing:
- a CDS encoding efflux RND transporter permease subunit produces the protein MSPSNSFIVRPVLTTVCSLIIVIAGLISIPVLPIESLPDIAPPTVNVSSLYGGADAITVEQGVTNVLEQQLNGVEGMDFISSSSSADGRSEITVSFNSGTDPDINQVNVQNRVALANPSLPEEVRQSGVVVNKASNQILLVYNFVSEDPDKISYSAETISGLLDQNLTDSIRRVPGVGELTYFGERRLAFRLWLDPDKLAAFGLTSNDVVNALRSQNRLVPAGQIGGEPAPAGQQFTFTVQLQGRLINVEEFNNMIVRNTPEGGVVRFRDVGEASLGGENYALQATDINGVPSIGMAVYQLGGTNALDTSKGIKEVLDEFEATMPVGLKMEKIYDSTDFINASIEGVVSSLRDAVMLVVLILFLFLQDWKATLVPGIAIPVALIGTFALVNVFGFSLNQLTLFGLILATGLVVDDAITVIEDTSTKKAEGKTAVQAAMGTMDELFSAVIATSVVLFAVFLPVLFFPGATGAIYKQFAATIIFSVAISTFNALTFSPMLAALLLAQEGESPGRRTYAIAGGAIGFVYGVLSAGSGVFGTLVALAVGLVVGYSLRLITGLPLRLPFVIGGAVSGLLLAGGTSPIVVVLFTALGITLGWLTPVIFRRFNGFYAGLERRYHGLLDWVLGRRGLVMAVLAGGIVLTGVAFSAIPAGFVPVEDQGYAIGVLQAPDGGSIQVTDRINAKVAAIMREEKEITTAALFSGASFDGNAPNNGLFFLGTRNWSERTNPDQSVEAIVARLNRRFAQEIQEARVVVVEPPSIPGYGQSGGFEFQLLDRSGGRFDLPEFAAAAGQIIQAANADPTFSSAPPVRTQFSPAAPQLAIDVDRDRLASLGVDFGEAMRSFSINFGGLYVNDTFQEGKVRRVFVQANDITRATPERLKSLYVVNSAGEQVPLSEFFTVRSIEGPAVVPHFNLYRSIKIDGQPAAGKSSGQAINGMRQIFEAQSIQGLGFDWTGISREEVKAGALAVVIFALGILVVYLVLAAQYESYADPLIILMTVPTAMLGALAFLAIRGEVLNIYAQVGLVMLIGLAAKNGILIVDLANQRMAAGARALEAARDAARSRLRPIIMTAISSLFGFLPLVVASGAGARSQASLGTVVFGGLLVATVLSLLVVPVFYVVVKALMGGDAGPEAGSGPTPGLQP
- a CDS encoding efflux RND transporter periplasmic adaptor subunit; this translates as MLFSTGVIFAGCAQPPPPPPRVVGVAAVPVESAPFQDTVDTIGTLEALEEVSLATRVTGRIDRLLVREGQLVQQGQPILQLDQTQARAQLAATSEERDNLCIDFRRFDFLAAKGAASALQRDSFKARCLQANEDVKARQADLAFSNLQAPITGVVSDLEVRQGDVVQAGTPFTKVIRNDRLLMRIDIPAVQSARVRVGQAVTVRRPDASGTLVRGRIDFIDPVVTSSSQGLLVKAALPNPTGTLRTGLRLQTLVELDRQTLPAVPFAAVTQSSGQSFVYRLGTLSDLRRQPGKAPLEQLSKLPPSTRFALQTPVRLGPLQNNRYAVLEGVGPGAQVITTNLLNLRHGTPVKLN
- a CDS encoding AAA family ATPase — protein: MSDLFSHHGEQQRRALAPLADRLRPRVLEEFVGQEAILGPGRLLRRAIAADRVGNLILHGPPGTGKTTLARIIAGSTRAHFTSLNAVLSGVKDLRSAVEEARSRLEQHGLRTLLFVDEVHRFNTAQQDALLPWVENGTVTLIGATTENPYFEVNKALVSRSRLFRLQPLEAPQLRQLLERALRDPERGYGQLAVQLSPEAADHLVDVAGGDARSLLNALELAVETTPPGPEGTIPIDLAIAEESIQQRAVLYDKQGDAHFDTISAFIKALRGSDADAALFWLARMVEAGENPRFIFRRMLIAAGEDVGLADPQAVVVVEACAAAFERVGLPEGLYPLAQAALYLASTEKSNSVLGFFDALKCVRQANRQQVPAHLRDGNRDGEAFGDGIGYRYPHAYAEHWVAQQYLPDSLQGQLFWQPGGLGWEGGRRQRLQQRRAAQLAAAAENAAEGGEILSGSPEDPQLERWLQRQAGAEGARLDQLRRRFWAGARWQRHDRVLVLEAHSLLWALDPLEATPEGGVVMTVASEAERERLGAQLQVLDALRRPEILVVPPHHPTALLQALGAGASGRFEWIAARHPWRQASAPVLADWIGALVPLLSAGGQGRLLFSQPRLGPAEALQRSWPSGAPPAALARIVSAERQALAPSQPPLAAVEEILQEHGASVGRECWDEALQLSLDSGRIERWLAPESRYREGLRAQLGAAGAAAALETMATLLRQNLGRPLPQTLSHTLLLVEAPQGV
- a CDS encoding alpha/beta hydrolase; this translates as MIKSLLAGLFVGAALTSSALPVSAAVDNDLPVRWNSGGAVWSTNQGAVDTYLETGDVTDRGLQGGLQNSGWTADEVRDGMKKTYDVDLVGVTRFLYSDDGVKFLKNQSTSYFPYWSMNTYAVQALRSAIIEDARDGEISSAGIMTALPTDMRLADFCGTYTGAQNVCAEGRCQGDAQCTSLLSWYVFLPACIQANQMADPVAEVRTTAPAPAPMAQPMPIRGLW